agtctatactctctggaagatcgtttacatatatcagaagcaggatgggtccaagtacagagccctgtgggactccgctggtgacatcactaCCTCTGAGGTTTCCCCTCACGCTAACTCGCTGTTTTTAtattattgattttttttatttatatttacaagaattcttacattcttttaaagccgctagcacgcatagcgtgtcgggcaggtccttaatcttaattttccttgGAATTCGACCCTTTAAAAATCAtttaacaatcaggtacccattcactgctgggtgaacagaggggtagagttaaggattggcgcataGTAAATCcttcctggccaggatacgaacccaggccaaatcgctggCGAAGCTCTGGGCGTATGTTACAACTGCGCCACAATGATCGCCACGGGGACTTTTCTGCTActtagatactcctttatccactggatcactttacctgttattcctgcctgtttatTCAGCTTTTGTAAGAGCCTCTTCCAGGGTACTGTGTCATAGGACCTctgacagtgtaacaacatgcagacTACccgcccctctctttcttgcctaactttcgttgcctgtgtgtgtgtaattacctaagtgtaattacctaagtgtagttaggtaattatccaccaggctacggggcctcgtagcctggtggatagcgcgcaggactcgtaattctgtggcgcgggttcgattcccgcacgaggcagaaacaaatgggcaaagtttctttcaccctaaatgcctctgttacctagcagtaaataggtacctgggagttagtcagctgtaacgggctgcttccggggggtggaggcctggtcgaggaccgggccgcggggacactaaaaaaagccccgaaatcatctcaagataacctcaagaagatagttacaggatgagagctacgctcgtgatgtcCCCTCTTCCCAGCACtccttgtcatataacgctttgaaactactgatggtcttggcctccaccaccttctcacctaatttattccaaccgtctaccactctgtttgcgaaagtgaattttcttatatttctctggcatctttgtttagctagtttaaatctatgatctcttgttcttaaagatccaggtctcaggaaatcttccccatcgattttatcaattcctgttactattttgtatgtagtgatcatatcacctctttgtcttctgtcttctagttttgacatatttaatgcctctaacctcttctcgtagctcttgcccttcagttctgggagccacttagtagcatgtctttgcaccttttccagtttgttgatgtgcttcttaagatatgggcaccacacaaccgctgcatattctagctttggcctaacaaaagtcgtgaacaatttctttagtatatcgccatccatgtatttaaaagcaattctgaagttagaaagcgtggcataggctcctcgcacaatattctttatgtggtcctcaggtgatagttttctatctagaaccacccctagatctctttctttatcagaattctttaaagatttctcacataatatataggttgtgtggggtctatgttctcctattccacattccataacatggcatttattaacattaaattccatttgccaagtggtgctccatatacttattttgtccaggtcatcttgaagggcatgacaatcatctaagtttcttatccttcctattatcttagcatcatcagcaaacatgttcatataattctgtataccaactggtagatcatttatgtagacaataaacatcactggtgcaagaactgaaccctgtggtactccacttgtgacatttctccagtccgatacattgcctctgattactgccctcatttttctatcagtcagaaaatttttcatccatattagaagcttacctgtcacccctccaatattttccagtttccagaacaacctcttatgtggaactctgtcgaaagcctattttaggtccagatagatgcagtcatcccaaccatctctttcctgtaatatctctgttgctcgatcatagaaactgagtaaattcgatacacaggatcttccagatcgaaaaccatactgtctgtctgatattatataatttctctccaggtgttctacccatttagttttaattatttttttcaatattttgactattatacttgtcaatgataccggtctataattatcctcccgaggtgtgtgtgtgtgtgtacttacctatttgaacTCACTTACTTCTGCAGGATTGAGCTCTAGCCCTTGGACGCTGCTTTTCTAGCAGCTGGTCGCCTAATGCAATAACTCCTGAACTATTCCCCTGGCAtacctttttttttaaattgtggatTGAGTTTGCCTCaataacctgctcctttaggtcattccatttactaacttccCTTACGCTAAAACAAAACTTTgttacatctctatgacacatctgagtctcaagcttccacctctgcccccccccccccttgttctattgggattcattgtaaacatttcttcTTTCTCACCCTGTCAATCCTTCTAAGTatcttatacgtctgtatcatgtcgttCCGTCTccctcctttctaacgtcgtcaagtttagttccttcagactttcttcatacctcatccctggcagctctgggacgagtctcgctgTAAACTTCTGCAACATTTCGAGCttccttatgttttttttttagatgAAGGCTCCACGACTGGGCGGCCTACACTaaaactggcctcacataggccgtatacagtgatctaaaatccACATTGAATGAGAATCCTCCCGAGGATGAGAATCCTCCCGAGGATGAGAATCCTCCCGAGGATGAGAATCCTCCCGAGGATGAGAATCCTCCCGAGGATGAGAATCCTCCCGAGGATGAGAATCCTCCCGAGGATGAGAATCCTCCCGAGGATGAGAATCCTCCTGAGGATGAGAATCCTCCCGAGGATGAGAATCCTCCTGAGGATGAGGATGAGGATCCTCGGGAGTTCCTCGTCGTCGACGACGCagggatcaccacacacacagcagaaggcctgcagcagcagCCACTCAACCACTTGCCGCAGTctgttccgcattcggcctgacaatcagcctgaagaagacacaggtgatgggacaagacgtcaatgagctaccctgtataaacatcacagactatgtgctggaggcggTCCACgagttcgtgtacctgggctccacaatctcagacaccccttccctggacactgagctcaacaggcgtatcgggaaggccgcaacaacactggccaggctcatgAAGCACGTTTGgaaaaatgccaaactgacagtgtACACCAAGGCTCGAGTCTACATGGTATGTGTGGGGAGTACACTtctcggaatcctggaccctgcgctctcgccaggagagacggcttaaTACCTTCCACATGCGGAATCACGTGATgtcgcatccttgacatcacgtggaaagaccacgtcaccaacaacacagtactcgagagaacaggagtcccttcagTGTTCACTTTCCTGAagcagagacgcatgcgatggctgggacatgtcataCGCATGGAAGATGGCCacataccgaaggacctcttgtatggagaactggcatcaggaaagaGACCCCCGGAAAACCCCAGCTGCGTTACAAAGATGCCTACAAACGCGACCTGAAGCAGCTGagcatcgacatcaacacttgggaggcagcagctgcggacagatgtGCCTGGAGATGCAcagtgcagaagggactccagcaatttgAGGgcgaactgaagaggcaggcggagcAAAAGAGACTTCAGAGGAaatctcgaccactgtcagacgcacccgctcCGGCGTTTATCTGCGCTCACTGCGGTCAGGACTGCCGTTCCTGGGTTGGACTCCACAGCCACAGCAGACGCTGCATCGAACTAGACACACAGGTCACAaccccataaccccacgggattgacggatgcctactaaAAATCCATTTTATTCAAGTTcttgaaggatgttctgactttgcTAGCGAAGAGTATGTAGccgacgttattctatttatataagCCTTGGTgttatatccactcccagatcCTTTCCTCTAGTTGTTAAAGGGAGGTAGTTTCCCCTTCATCGTGTATTGGCCTCTCGGTTTTCTGGCTCATGGTCTTATtcccatcaccttacacttgctggcgttgaactttagcagctattTCTCGGACCAGCTCTGCAGCTTATTCAAACCGTCATGGAGAATCTTACAATCAtcatctgtctcaaccctcctcattagttttgcatcatctgcaaacatcgacatgtaaaactcaactcctgcagtcaagtcgATTACATAAATAGGAAATAGTaagggtcccagcaccgatccttgaggcactccgcctgttactctacgccagtcggactcctcgcccctcactgtcactctctgacacttgtctgtcaggtaattccttacccatgttaaTTAATGCGTTGCCGCCTACTCcaacctgcctctcaagtttgcatGGTATCCTcctatgtggcactgtatcaaaagctttctggcagtccagaaatatgcaatctgcccagacTTCTCTGTCTTGCCTCATTTTCGTTACGTTATCATAAAACTCCTGGaggttcgtcaggcatgatttACCTTCTCTAAAGCCATGTTGTTTATACTTATAATACTTACAAACCCAATTCTTTCtgggtgtgcaaccagtcttaaCCTTATAATTCATTCAAGTACTTTGCAAGGAATGCTTGTGAGTGACACTTGTCTGTAGTTTAGTGCTTCGTTTATATCTCATTTCTTGTAGATTGGCGCCACATTAGCCTTCTCCCAGCAGCTGGGGTGGTACTGGGGTGCTgagggctgtggtgctgtggtgctgtggtgctgctGGAGTGCTACGACAACTACTGCTAGGATGCTAAGACACCCACTGTAAGAATGAAGAAATCATTGAATCCTTCGTGAATGATTTCAGCAAATTATGAATGAAATTAGCAATGCATCCTACATACATGAAATGTATTCTACTTGAATGAAGCCTGAAACATttcatacatgaatgaagcgtgAAACACATTAGGCATGACTGAAGATCTCATTGAATGAAGCTAATGAATGCATGAATGAAGCTAATCTTGCATGAATGTCACTAGCACAGCCATCCTACACACGGCAGAGGGGAGGGGCCTGCACTACATCCTTCTTGAAAGAAGTCAGATGTGCAATATGTTTGCATCAACCACCAATGAATTCTACATGAATAATATTGCAacaaatttaatgtaatgtaaAATTAACAGGCCTATTACGAGGCTAGGCCTTCATAGGTCACCTCCTGACCTGGGCTGTTCAAGCTTGAGCTGTTGAAAGGTTCAAAGGTCACCCAATAGACATAGGTTGTACACATTCAGACCAAAGCTGTTAAAGGTCAGGAGTTAACACCAGAACTGCTCAAACATCCTAATGAACCTATTAATAAGTCGCCTTCAAACCACAGTTATTTAAAAGCTTAATCTGAGAGAAAATTAAGGATGTTCCGGGCTTAAGATCTCGGCTACTGAGAGGGTCAGATTGGAGCGGTCGTGGAGctctcgcagttttcagtaagctTAAAGCTGATATGTCACTGTTGGAAGAATTGAGGTTTATTTGATGTGAGAATGGCTAACAGAGCGGCATCAGACCACAGAGGCAGTTGATTAGAGAGCCAGATGACTAGAAGGGTATTTAGACGATATAGCCAGATGACCAGAAGAGTACTAAAAGATAGAGCCAGTAGACCAGAGAGTCATTCGACCAGATTGGCAGTAGATCCGAGAGTCAGTAGACCTGTGAACCAATAGACCAGATAGGTATTAGACCAGAGAGGCAATAGATCAGAAagacagtgaactagagaggcagtAAGTAGACTAGAGAGGCAGTATAGATCGTAGGGGAAGCACACAGAACACCTGGGGTGGCCTCTGGGTGGGTTCTCAGCTCAATAAACAATAAAGTTCACTACTGAAGCGGGCGTCAACGCTGCTGGCTTCGTGGTGGGTCGCCCCCTTGCACTCCAAGACTTCCACCGGCCGGACTTTACGTGCACAACAAACAGCTTATTACCTCCGTTAAACTGCCGGCTCCCGCCAAGTCCATCCCCCAGAACATGACGCTGGGGACGCTGGGGGCTCGTTCAGTGTGTGGAGTTAACGGTAGGTGGCCACATACGGTTTAAGGAGGGCAAGGAAGGTGTTTCTGGCATGGGAGACAAATTAACGTGGGTGGGGGAGCAGAAGTGTTGCTGGGAGGCATTAAGCAAGGCGAGGCATCTTAATGTGGATTTTACTGCCATGACTGTCACCTGTGGTAACGCCTCCTGCACCCGCGGCCCCTCGTTAACTGCCCGTCTCGCTCTCGTTAGCAGGGACCTCGTTCTCAGCTGCCTCTTTAATTATGCCTTCATTACCCAGCGCCCTTCCCGTTTCCTTGGCTAGCCCCTTTGTTTGAGCTCCATTTCATTAGCTGCGTTGTTGGATGATGATGCGTCTCGTTACTCGTCACTTGATTTACACATGTAGTCGAGGCTTGCTCTGAGGGGCAATACGTATTCTGCATTATTATAGAGTGTTTATTATCTGTCAATTGATTGTATTCTGCctgatatatatctatattaaagtGTTTCTTTAAAGTCATTGCGGTCGTTAGATATTATAGTGTCTCGGTGCGCCATTATGCGTCGCTAAGGTCGAGAGCATGTTTTATTAGTGTACCTCGTTGTTAGTACTCCTCGTTACTTATAACCCTTCCCTACTCTGTCCTCGTTGTGTCTCCCGTTACCTGCCTTGCACCAACACTCCAGCCACACATGTGGCTTTAACGAATGGCTTTAGCCTGAACTTCTCGGTCATTGTCCTCAACATCTTGAAGACTTGATTCACCGATCTTAACTTTACCCAAAGACTCATATAACTCATGATCCTTAATAATAAGAAATCTGGCGTGTATATAACTTCTCAGCCAATGCGAGCTCCTGAGAGGCATGTATACGGTGCTGAGAGGGCGTTGGTGGAGACCATGTGAAGTGCTGAGGTAAAGCAGGACAAGGAGCACTGTACTAACAAGGTAGACTAATAACACGGTAAACCAAGCAAGAATTAAGCAAGCAAGGGGGGATATGAAGACTGACGATCGTGGTCACAGAAACAAAAACTATCCAATTCACTTCTCACGCCGTGTTGGAAGGGGGAATTATCAgcggaaaacgccaagccattacgactattatagcacttggaaggggtcaggataacgatttgggatgggacggggggaggaaatggtggccaaccacttatggacggtcggggattgaacgacgacctgcatgaagcgaaaccgtcgctctaccgtccatcccaaatGGTTCGGGTGCAGTGTTGGAGTAGACGGTtatcatacaacctgtcctcttaacacaacgtcgcattttgacgtatactctcccAAATGAAAACAAATATGCTAAGTATAAGGACAAAAATTGTCCTACTAGAAAATGGtaacggctcgcgaaattgacaaacTGTTCCGTTTtcagttttgggtcctctggtaggttaggataagggtagtacgacagtttcttgacgtaggAACACCTTAGGAAGACGGGCTGTATCATAACACGAAGAGTAACTTTCCGGCCATTTCCACACTACGGTGTCATCACCGGGTGTAGGAAGGTAAACCTTCCTACACCCTTAACACACGAAGGTAAACCTTCATACACCCTTAACACACGAAGGTAAACCCTCCTACACAATTAGCACACGAAGGTAAACCCTCATACACCCTTAACACACGAAGGTAAACCTTCCTACACCCTTAACACACGAAGGTAAACCTTCCTACACCTTTAACACACGAAGGTAAACCTTCCTACACCCTTAACACACGAAGGTAAACCTTCCTACATCCTTAACACGCGAAGGTAAACCTTCCTACATCCTTAACACACGAAGGTAAACATTCCTACACCCTTAACACACGAAGGTAAACCTTCCTACACCCTTAACACACAGAAAGAAAAAGAAGATCAGAGAATACTGCAAAGGGTAGGTGAAGGACTCGAGCGACTGGGATATACCACACTTGCCCAAATGCTTCTGGTCACTGCACACGGAGACAACATTGAGGCAGCGGTGTTAGTGTAAACTTTAGGAAAGAAAACAGCGGTTTACCACTGCCACGATTTGTATTCTTAATGGTTGTTGTGGgcaaaaggatttggcattaacataaaatattctCGTAGATTTTATATTAGTCTTCattcgatctgttgttgattattatgctttACATCTTGTTAAGTGTTCTtgtaaacagtctccgtggtgtagtggtaagacactcgcctggcgttccgcgagcgctatgtcatgggttcgtatcctggccggggaggatttactgggcgcaattccttaacggtagcctctgtttaacgcaacagtaaaatgtgtacttggatgaaaaaacgattcttcgcggcggggatcgtattccagggacctgcccgaaacgctacgcgtactagtggctgtacaagaatgtaacaactcttgtatattaaAAGTAAAAAGTAAACAACTACAAGGTCTAGATGATGAGCACCATGATGCCACGGGCATCATCCTCAGCTGTCCCACAACTCTCACAATTGTTAACGTGAGAAAGGAACTAagatttctctctttctctctatttatGAGAGAATATTCCTACTTAATATTGTGTTTTCTGTCTAAATGTTGACAAAAAATGGTTCTCCAGCATTATTCAAATTAAACTGCGATCATATTATGTGTTATTATAGGTGTTAATGCCACCGAGTGtagactatgtggtatgttacggtctcacaccctcacccttcacccttagtgaaagattgatgatattctggagagatataagaattttgcaccaagattgtaaccttttgttgaattatctggatGTATATTGCAAAATGTCTGTGTTCCTGGTCATAAAAGTATATTTTTGTGTACGTCTGGTAACATACTGCTTGTGTAAAGGAATAAGTGTATATGTTGATCACTGAGAttattcggtaatatgtttattgtttgtgatgtgtgtgtatatatatatatatatatatatatatatatatatatatatatatatatatatatatatatatatatatatatatatatatatatatatatatatattccgccttgggcacccgcctggaccatcggaccctaagtattggtgttgccctgcgccttgccgcccctatctccaccgagcacctgagtatttgcggccatgcacgggcagaccaatacggcagccatggtctcatctgtcgtaagacacagggaaagattgccagacatgaagcagtcaatgacatcatcaagagaagtttggcttcagctgagtGCCCagtacaaagggaacctcagttgtgcagacctgacaacagccaaaaacgcccagatggagtcaccctgcagccatggagagaaggtaaacagatcGTGTGGGACtatacgtgtgcatccacattgaccgatacctatctaccttacagcgcagctgagggaggcggggcggccaccttcagggagaccca
This genomic stretch from Procambarus clarkii isolate CNS0578487 chromosome 5, FALCON_Pclarkii_2.0, whole genome shotgun sequence harbors:
- the LOC138351397 gene encoding coiled-coil domain-containing glutamate-rich protein 1-like; this encodes MIEVSTQQRAKTTELYIALKKAADERATDLKSTLNENPPEDENPPEDENPPEDENPPEDENPPEDENPPEDENPPEDENPPEDENPPEDENPPEDENPPEDEDEDPREFLVVDDAGITTHTAEGLQQQPLNHLPQSVPHSA